A region from the Tsuneonella mangrovi genome encodes:
- a CDS encoding MATE family efflux transporter: MSASTGTLTRKSIFSQAWPIIVGQASVPLVGIVDTFVIGRTGDAVALAGVALGSVVVTFIFWAFGFLRMGITGLTAQAVGAEDQGETNALLVRGVATGLCVGLILTVLQWPLAAGAFALLAGSEQLTDAAHGYVTMRFFGAPAALAGFAVLGWLFGIGRTRAALTMQLVMNIANIGLDIAFVWGLGWGAKGVAAGTAIAEWIALGTGIAIALRIGGLGAFTALRGDPQLFARAALRRLFAVNFDIMVRTLALLFLFAWFANGGARLGTIQLAANAVLNQFIAVAAYVLDGFAFTAEARVGAALARGSMREVLHAIRLTGEFSLAAGLAFAVVIFAVGSGLVALMTTNRDVQEVALTYLPFAALVPLLGVPAWLLDGVFIGATWSRAFRNAAIAATALYVVTDLALRPLGAAGLWTAMLVSYLYRAGALGIVLPARLRSIEPDP; this comes from the coding sequence GTGAGCGCTTCGACCGGGACACTCACCCGCAAGTCGATCTTCTCCCAGGCATGGCCGATCATTGTCGGGCAGGCTTCGGTCCCGCTCGTCGGGATCGTCGATACTTTCGTGATTGGGCGCACCGGAGACGCGGTGGCACTGGCCGGGGTCGCATTGGGCTCAGTGGTCGTCACCTTCATCTTCTGGGCATTCGGCTTCCTGCGAATGGGGATAACCGGGCTGACCGCGCAGGCAGTCGGCGCCGAGGACCAGGGCGAGACCAATGCTCTGCTAGTTCGCGGCGTCGCAACGGGCCTTTGTGTCGGGCTGATCCTCACGGTGCTGCAATGGCCGCTGGCAGCAGGTGCCTTCGCCCTGCTCGCAGGAAGCGAGCAGTTGACCGACGCGGCGCACGGCTATGTTACCATGCGGTTCTTCGGTGCGCCCGCCGCGCTGGCCGGGTTTGCGGTGCTCGGGTGGCTGTTCGGGATTGGTCGCACGCGCGCTGCGCTTACCATGCAGCTGGTGATGAACATTGCGAACATCGGGCTCGATATCGCGTTCGTGTGGGGCCTTGGTTGGGGCGCGAAGGGGGTCGCGGCGGGCACGGCCATCGCCGAATGGATCGCGCTTGGCACCGGGATTGCGATCGCGTTGCGGATCGGCGGGCTTGGTGCGTTCACCGCGCTGCGCGGCGATCCGCAACTGTTTGCCCGCGCTGCGTTGCGCCGCCTGTTCGCGGTCAATTTCGACATCATGGTGCGCACACTCGCGCTGCTGTTCCTGTTCGCCTGGTTCGCCAACGGCGGCGCCAGGCTCGGCACGATCCAGCTTGCTGCGAACGCCGTGCTCAACCAGTTCATCGCGGTTGCCGCCTATGTTCTCGACGGGTTCGCCTTCACCGCAGAGGCGCGCGTGGGAGCGGCACTGGCTCGCGGATCGATGCGCGAGGTGTTGCACGCTATCCGCCTGACGGGAGAGTTCTCCCTCGCCGCCGGCCTCGCCTTTGCTGTCGTGATCTTCGCGGTTGGGAGCGGCCTGGTCGCTCTCATGACGACCAACCGGGATGTTCAGGAAGTCGCGCTGACATACCTGCCATTCGCTGCCTTGGTTCCACTTCTCGGCGTGCCGGCGTGGTTGCTCGACGGGGTGTTTATCGGAGCAACGTGGTCGCGCGCGTTTCGCAACGCAGCGATAGCTGCCACCGCGCTCTACGTGGTTACAGACCTTGCCCTGCGCCCGCTGGGCGCAGCGGGGCTATGGACGGCGATGCTCGTCAGCTATCTCTACCGCGCCGGAGCGCTCGGGATCGTCCTCCCGGCGCGCCTGCGCAGTATCGAGCCCGACCCTTAG
- a CDS encoding SLATT domain-containing protein, whose translation MTDVRPSNRIYLTYKARIKAESRYRLYSMLANSLIIWYSFLMIVATIAVSSDKVGIAHFETILAALSIAIFASSVFLATGVLQKRADEYRACYLELQEIWESNVKEQLKLKRYSEARKRYPNHSSRDDSDVILSTWLRKGELIDTQGKVPASFWTLTTAILRKVLFWLAIAIIFVGPIWYAPLYVKMQ comes from the coding sequence ATGACTGACGTCAGACCATCTAATCGAATTTACCTCACATATAAGGCTCGCATCAAAGCGGAGTCTCGCTATCGATTGTATTCGATGTTGGCGAACAGCCTCATCATTTGGTACTCATTCTTAATGATCGTCGCTACCATCGCCGTCTCTTCAGACAAAGTTGGGATTGCGCATTTCGAGACTATCCTAGCAGCGCTATCCATAGCAATTTTTGCTTCCTCGGTGTTTCTTGCGACCGGCGTTTTGCAGAAGCGCGCAGACGAATATCGCGCATGCTACCTTGAACTCCAAGAAATTTGGGAGTCCAATGTAAAAGAGCAATTAAAATTAAAGCGATATAGCGAAGCACGAAAACGGTATCCGAACCACTCGTCCCGTGATGACAGCGATGTCATACTCTCTACGTGGCTACGAAAGGGAGAACTCATTGACACTCAAGGCAAGGTGCCCGCCTCTTTTTGGACGCTCACTACCGCCATCCTGCGGAAAGTGCTTTTTTGGCTAGCCATTGCCATCATTTTCGTAGGGCCGATTTGGTATGCTCCGCTGTACGTAAAGATGCAGTAA
- a CDS encoding argininosuccinate synthase — translation MSDIKRVVLAYSGGLDTSVIAKWLETERGCEVVTFTADLGQGEELEPARQKARAMGIPDNHIFIEDLREEFVRDYVFPMMRANARYEGDYLLGTSIARPLISKRLVEIAHETGADAIAHGATGKGNDQVRFELSAYALDPDIKVIAPWREWDLTSRTALIAWAEAHQIMVPKDKRGESPFSTDANLLHTSSEGKVLEDPWQETPGYVYSRTVDPEDAPDTPEYIEIDFERGDGIALNGEAMSPATLLTALNELGRKHGIGRLDLVENRFVGMKSRGMYETPGGTIYAVAHRGIEQITLDRGAAHLKDELMPKYAELVYNGFWFSPEREMLQAAIDHSQARVNGTVRLKLYKGSAQVVGRKSADTLYSEAHVTFEDDAGAYDQHDAEGFIKLNALRLKLLAKRDQR, via the coding sequence ATGTCCGATATCAAACGCGTGGTCCTTGCCTATTCGGGCGGCCTCGACACCAGCGTGATCGCCAAGTGGCTCGAAACCGAGCGCGGCTGCGAAGTGGTGACCTTCACGGCCGACCTGGGCCAGGGCGAAGAGCTCGAGCCCGCCCGGCAAAAGGCGCGCGCAATGGGCATTCCCGACAACCACATCTTCATCGAGGACCTGCGCGAAGAATTCGTGCGCGACTACGTGTTCCCGATGATGCGCGCGAACGCCCGCTACGAAGGCGACTACCTGCTCGGCACCAGCATCGCCCGTCCGCTGATCTCCAAACGACTGGTGGAGATTGCTCACGAAACCGGGGCCGATGCCATCGCCCATGGCGCGACTGGCAAGGGCAACGACCAGGTGCGGTTCGAACTCTCCGCCTACGCGCTCGACCCCGACATCAAGGTCATCGCTCCTTGGCGCGAATGGGACCTGACCAGCCGCACCGCGCTGATCGCCTGGGCCGAAGCGCACCAGATCATGGTGCCCAAGGACAAGCGCGGCGAAAGCCCGTTCTCGACCGACGCGAACCTGCTGCACACATCTTCGGAAGGCAAAGTGCTGGAAGATCCTTGGCAGGAAACGCCCGGCTACGTCTATTCACGCACGGTCGATCCGGAGGATGCGCCCGACACGCCCGAATATATCGAGATCGACTTCGAGCGGGGCGACGGCATCGCACTGAATGGCGAAGCGATGTCGCCCGCCACGCTGCTCACCGCGCTCAACGAGCTCGGCCGCAAGCACGGCATCGGCCGGCTCGACCTGGTCGAAAACCGCTTCGTCGGCATGAAGAGCCGCGGGATGTACGAGACCCCGGGCGGCACGATCTATGCGGTCGCGCATCGCGGGATCGAACAGATCACGCTCGATCGCGGCGCGGCGCACCTCAAGGACGAGCTGATGCCCAAGTACGCCGAGCTGGTGTACAACGGGTTCTGGTTCAGCCCCGAGCGCGAGATGCTGCAGGCGGCGATCGACCACAGCCAGGCGCGGGTGAACGGCACCGTCCGGCTCAAACTCTACAAGGGCAGCGCGCAGGTGGTCGGCCGCAAGAGCGCCGACACGCTCTACTCCGAAGCGCACGTCACCTTCGAGGACGACGCCGGGGCATACGACCAGCACGACGCGGAAGGCTTCATCAAGCTGAATGCGCTGCGGTTGAAGCTGCTGGCGAAGCGCGACCAGCGGTAA
- a CDS encoding molybdopterin-dependent oxidoreductase, translating to MKRRNVIAGLGALFATACSKVGDSKAGKALFKAADEWHLKAQRALTGRQAMAPEFDRSQISPFFRGNGSQTVRTPQYAAALANGFADWQLQVTGLVEHPLSLTLDNIRKLPQRTQVTRHDCVEGWSAIGEWTGPQLSVLLDAAKLKPEARFIVFHCADRLYGAPYYESIDLDDAFHPQTIVAHSLNGKPLPERNGAPLRMRIERQLGYKHAKYLTMIEAVATLGGIGRGQGGFWEDSNGYQWYAGI from the coding sequence ATGAAGCGCCGCAACGTCATCGCAGGGCTCGGCGCATTATTCGCTACCGCTTGTTCCAAGGTCGGCGACAGCAAGGCGGGCAAGGCGCTGTTCAAGGCCGCCGACGAATGGCACCTCAAGGCGCAGCGCGCGCTGACGGGTCGCCAGGCGATGGCACCCGAATTCGACCGCTCGCAGATCTCGCCGTTCTTTCGCGGCAACGGCTCGCAGACGGTCCGCACCCCGCAATATGCCGCTGCGCTCGCCAACGGGTTCGCCGACTGGCAGCTGCAAGTCACCGGGCTGGTCGAGCACCCGTTGAGCCTGACGCTCGACAATATCCGCAAGCTGCCGCAGCGCACCCAAGTAACCCGGCACGACTGCGTCGAAGGGTGGAGCGCAATCGGCGAATGGACCGGGCCGCAGTTGTCGGTGCTGCTCGATGCCGCCAAGCTCAAGCCCGAGGCGCGCTTCATCGTGTTCCACTGTGCCGACCGGCTCTATGGTGCGCCGTACTACGAAAGCATCGATCTCGACGATGCGTTCCACCCGCAGACAATCGTCGCGCACAGCCTCAACGGAAAGCCGCTGCCTGAACGCAACGGTGCGCCGCTCAGGATGCGGATCGAGCGCCAACTGGGCTACAAGCACGCCAAGTACCTCACCATGATCGAAGCGGTTGCCACGCTGGGCGGAATCGGCCGCGGACAGGGCGGCTTCTGGGAGGATAGCAACGGATACCAGTGGTACGCCGGGATCTGA
- a CDS encoding DUF2147 domain-containing protein — protein MKAMHRIAMGLVLAGIAATPALARDPSGTYKRPNGDIVKVWVNENKLYCKIEKGKKVGFEMCHGMGPQGEDWFGKHMKHPGMPGFMTFNGTVTSNDTSMKIKGCAMGKAFCDSEIWTKLPPPEAKPSEAPKPAEAAKPAEPKS, from the coding sequence ATGAAGGCAATGCATCGCATCGCGATGGGTCTGGTGCTGGCAGGTATTGCAGCGACCCCCGCTTTGGCTCGCGACCCCAGCGGAACCTACAAGCGGCCCAACGGCGATATCGTGAAGGTCTGGGTCAACGAAAACAAGCTCTACTGCAAGATCGAGAAGGGCAAGAAGGTTGGGTTCGAAATGTGCCATGGGATGGGGCCGCAGGGCGAAGACTGGTTCGGCAAGCACATGAAGCACCCAGGCATGCCCGGCTTCATGACCTTCAACGGGACCGTTACCAGCAACGACACCTCGATGAAGATCAAAGGTTGCGCAATGGGCAAGGCCTTCTGCGATTCCGAAATCTGGACCAAGCTACCGCCGCCCGAAGCAAAGCCTTCCGAAGCGCCCAAGCCAGCCGAAGCTGCGAAACCGGCAGAACCCAAGTCTTGA
- a CDS encoding SAM-dependent methyltransferase, with translation MTISEKIFDRVIGRAVRKGVFEVVHSDGSIARFGEPAEGFPDVRVRFADDKVARDIIRDPALGAGETFMDGRLLIEQGDVMNMVALLSANSPWDHGQAIAPPGLRQRALNALGATYEAVNRQASSRRNVSHHYDIGNDLYRMMLDAEYMQYSCGYWPRDDITLEEAQVAKLAHIAAKLKVGAGDHVLDIGCGWGGMAIFLARHADVTVTGITLSSEQLALARENAERAGVADKVNFELVDYRDMASRGDTFDRIVSVGMFEHVGVPQFETFFRACARMLKRDGAMLLHTIGRMGSPGKTDAFTRKYIFPGGYIPALSETLERSEKVRLIASDIETLRLHYAKTLRAWYARCMANREVIEATYGARFFRMWTFYLSGATSAFEAGGLCNYQIQFIRDRRALPLTRDYLAAEEARFSAP, from the coding sequence ATGACGATCAGCGAGAAGATTTTCGACCGGGTGATCGGCAGGGCCGTTCGCAAGGGCGTGTTCGAAGTGGTCCACTCGGATGGATCGATCGCGCGGTTCGGCGAGCCTGCAGAAGGCTTCCCAGACGTGCGGGTGCGGTTCGCTGACGACAAAGTCGCGCGCGACATCATCCGTGATCCTGCGCTCGGTGCCGGCGAAACTTTCATGGATGGCCGCTTGCTGATCGAGCAGGGCGACGTGATGAACATGGTCGCGCTGCTGAGCGCGAATTCGCCGTGGGACCACGGGCAGGCAATCGCACCGCCGGGATTGCGCCAGCGCGCGCTCAATGCGCTGGGCGCGACCTATGAAGCGGTCAACCGGCAGGCCAGCTCACGCCGCAACGTCAGCCACCACTACGACATCGGCAACGATCTCTACCGGATGATGCTCGATGCGGAATACATGCAGTATTCGTGTGGCTATTGGCCGCGTGACGACATAACGCTGGAGGAAGCGCAAGTCGCCAAGCTGGCGCACATCGCCGCCAAGCTGAAGGTCGGGGCCGGCGACCACGTGCTCGATATCGGGTGCGGCTGGGGCGGAATGGCGATCTTTCTCGCCCGCCATGCAGACGTGACCGTCACCGGGATCACGCTCAGCAGCGAACAACTCGCGCTGGCCCGCGAAAATGCCGAGCGCGCGGGCGTTGCCGACAAGGTCAACTTCGAACTGGTCGACTACCGCGACATGGCCTCGCGCGGCGACACGTTCGACCGGATCGTGTCGGTCGGCATGTTCGAACACGTAGGCGTGCCGCAGTTCGAGACTTTCTTCCGCGCCTGCGCCCGGATGCTCAAGCGAGACGGGGCGATGCTGCTGCACACGATCGGTCGGATGGGATCGCCCGGCAAGACCGACGCATTCACGCGCAAGTACATCTTCCCCGGCGGCTATATCCCCGCGCTCAGCGAAACGCTCGAGCGTAGCGAGAAGGTACGGCTGATCGCCAGCGACATCGAGACGTTGCGACTGCACTACGCCAAGACGCTGCGCGCCTGGTATGCCCGCTGCATGGCCAATCGCGAGGTGATCGAGGCCACGTACGGCGCGCGATTCTTCCGCATGTGGACCTTCTACCTTTCGGGAGCGACGTCCGCGTTCGAAGCTGGCGGCCTGTGCAACTACCAGATCCAGTTCATCCGCGACCGCCGCGCGCTTCCGCTGACCCGCGATTACCTTGCAGCGGAGGAAGCCCGCTTTTCCGCGCCGTGA
- a CDS encoding septal ring lytic transglycosylase RlpA family protein: MDGTGIKRRRATLRTLALAAALAIPASVSSPVLADDAADAFAASFDTVPAPRLTVIPSAKAVDLSTFQPPIEGQADDSATGEDLGTGVASYYGRKFNGRSTASGERFDMNAMTAAHKTLPFGSRVRVTNLSNGKSVVVRINDRGPYVKGRTIDLSRAAATEIGLVGHGHTQVELALLDD; this comes from the coding sequence ATGGACGGAACCGGTATCAAGCGGCGGCGCGCCACGTTGCGCACCCTCGCCCTGGCGGCGGCGCTGGCGATCCCGGCGTCGGTTTCCAGCCCGGTGCTCGCCGACGACGCAGCGGATGCCTTCGCCGCCAGCTTCGACACCGTCCCCGCCCCCAGGCTCACCGTGATCCCTTCGGCCAAGGCGGTCGACCTCTCGACCTTCCAGCCCCCGATCGAAGGGCAGGCCGACGACAGCGCCACCGGGGAGGATCTCGGCACCGGCGTCGCCTCCTATTACGGCCGCAAGTTCAACGGCCGCTCGACCGCCAGCGGCGAACGGTTCGACATGAATGCGATGACCGCCGCCCACAAGACACTGCCGTTCGGCAGCCGCGTGCGCGTCACCAACCTCAGCAACGGCAAGTCGGTGGTGGTGCGGATCAACGACCGCGGGCCGTACGTGAAGGGCCGCACGATCGACCTCAGTCGCGCCGCCGCGACCGAGATCGGCCTGGTCGGCCACGGCCACACCCAAGTCGAGCTCGCGTTGCTCGACGACTGA